A DNA window from Cobetia marina contains the following coding sequences:
- a CDS encoding pyridoxal phosphate-dependent aminotransferase translates to MDTEQRKPREIRKSHKLDNVCYDIRGPVLEHAKRLEDEGHRILKLNIGNPAPFGFEAPEEILQDVMRNLPTAQGYCDSKGLYSARKAIMQECQRKDIQGVGIEDIYIGNGVSELIVLAMQALLDDGDELLVPAPDYPLWTAAANLAGGRAVHYLCDEAQDWAPSIEDIRAKVTSHTKGIVLINPNNPTGAVYPPAVVKDILQVAREYGLVVFSDEIYDKILYDDTEHVSTGALADDLLVVTMNGLSKSYRCAGFRSGWMILSGDKRPAADFISGLDMLASMRLCANVPAQHAIQTALGGYQSINDLVLPGGRLLAQRDAAWKKLNEIPGVSCVKPKGALYMFPRLDPEMYPFEDDQQMVLELLLEEKMLLVQGTAFNWPNPDHLRIVTLPYADQLEEAIERLGRFLARRRKS, encoded by the coding sequence GCCAAGCGTCTCGAGGACGAAGGTCATCGCATTCTCAAGCTCAATATCGGCAACCCGGCGCCCTTCGGCTTCGAGGCACCGGAAGAGATCCTGCAGGACGTGATGCGCAATCTGCCGACCGCGCAGGGCTACTGTGACTCCAAGGGGCTTTACTCGGCGCGCAAGGCGATCATGCAGGAGTGTCAGCGCAAGGACATCCAGGGTGTCGGCATCGAGGACATCTACATCGGCAACGGTGTCTCGGAGCTGATCGTGCTGGCCATGCAGGCCCTGCTCGACGATGGTGACGAGCTGCTGGTACCAGCACCGGATTATCCCCTATGGACCGCTGCCGCCAATCTGGCCGGCGGTCGTGCCGTGCACTATCTGTGTGACGAGGCGCAGGACTGGGCTCCCTCCATCGAGGACATCCGCGCCAAGGTGACCAGCCACACCAAGGGCATCGTGCTGATCAACCCGAACAACCCGACCGGCGCGGTCTATCCGCCAGCCGTCGTGAAGGACATCCTGCAGGTCGCACGGGAATACGGTCTGGTGGTGTTCTCGGATGAGATCTACGACAAGATCCTCTATGACGATACCGAGCACGTCTCCACCGGTGCGTTGGCCGACGATCTGCTGGTCGTGACCATGAATGGCCTGTCCAAGAGCTATCGCTGCGCGGGCTTCCGCTCGGGCTGGATGATTCTCTCCGGTGACAAGCGCCCGGCGGCCGACTTCATCTCCGGTCTCGACATGCTGGCCAGCATGCGCCTGTGCGCCAATGTCCCGGCCCAGCACGCCATCCAGACGGCACTCGGCGGCTATCAGTCCATCAATGACCTGGTGCTGCCGGGTGGCCGTCTGCTGGCCCAGCGTGATGCGGCCTGGAAGAAGCTCAACGAGATCCCCGGCGTCAGCTGCGTGAAGCCCAAGGGCGCGCTCTACATGTTCCCGCGTCTCGACCCGGAGATGTATCCCTTCGAGGACGACCAGCAGATGGTGCTGGAGCTGTTGCTGGAAGAGAAGATGCTGCTGGTGCAGGGCACCGCCTTCAACTGGCCGAATCCGGATCACCTGCGCATCGTCACCCTGCCCTACGCCGACCAGCTGGAAGAGGCCATCGAGCGTCTCGGTCGTTTCCTGGCGCGCCGCCGCAAGAGCTGA
- the htpX gene encoding protease HtpX, with amino-acid sequence MMRIALFLITNLAVVLLASVTLRLLGFDGYMEANGINYTALLIFCFIIGMAGSVISLFLSKMMAKSSTGTVIIEQPQNDTERWLLTTVEELSRDAGIKMPEVGIFPAQQSNAFATGWNRNDALVAVSAGLLNRMRPEEVRAVLAHEIGHVANGDMVTLTLIQGVVNTFVMFFARIAAHAIDAFLKRDDNSGGLGFFGYMAVVFVLELVLGLVASMIVAWFSRWREYRADAAGASLAGSGSMINALARLKQEHELPDQMPDTMTAFAITTGKSRKLMEQLFASHPPLDDRIAALKAAAYK; translated from the coding sequence ATGATGCGGATAGCCCTCTTTCTGATCACCAACCTGGCGGTGGTGCTGCTGGCCAGTGTCACGCTGCGCCTGCTGGGCTTCGATGGCTACATGGAAGCCAACGGCATCAATTACACCGCCCTGTTGATCTTCTGCTTCATCATCGGCATGGCCGGCTCGGTGATTTCCCTGTTCCTGTCCAAGATGATGGCCAAGTCCTCGACGGGCACCGTGATCATCGAACAGCCACAGAACGATACCGAACGCTGGCTGCTGACGACCGTCGAGGAACTGTCTCGCGACGCCGGCATCAAGATGCCGGAAGTCGGCATCTTCCCGGCGCAGCAATCCAATGCCTTCGCCACCGGCTGGAATCGCAACGATGCGCTGGTCGCCGTCTCGGCCGGCCTGCTCAATCGCATGCGTCCCGAGGAAGTGCGTGCGGTACTGGCGCACGAGATCGGTCACGTGGCCAACGGCGACATGGTGACGCTGACGCTGATCCAGGGCGTGGTGAACACCTTCGTGATGTTCTTCGCGCGCATTGCCGCACATGCCATCGACGCCTTCCTGAAGCGAGATGACAACAGCGGCGGCCTGGGCTTCTTCGGCTACATGGCCGTGGTCTTCGTCCTTGAACTGGTGCTGGGCCTGGTGGCCTCGATGATCGTCGCCTGGTTCTCGCGCTGGCGCGAATACCGTGCGGATGCCGCAGGCGCGAGTCTCGCGGGCAGCGGTTCGATGATCAACGCGCTGGCACGCCTCAAGCAGGAACATGAGCTGCCGGACCAGATGCCCGACACCATGACCGCCTTCGCCATCACCACCGGCAAGAGCCGCAAGCTGATGGAGCAGCTGTTCGCCAGCCACCCGCCGCTGGATGACCGTATCGCCGCGCTCAAGGCCGCTGCCTACAAGTAA
- the nhaC gene encoding Na+/H+ antiporter NhaC codes for MQQSPDRPAEGGGFRPPSLLDALIPIVLVIAMLVLAVVLFGADASWGPNQVALLSGAMIAGVIGLKNGYRWSDIEEGINKGIQISLGAILILLAVGAMIGTWILGGTVPAMIYYGLDVIAPQYFYASACLLCALVALSVGSSWTVAGTIGIGLIGIADGLGLSEAITAGAVISGAYFGDKLSPLSDTTNLAPAAAGTTLFAHIRHMLWTTVPSILLALAGFLWLGHDSVSSLQTPEQVANLRAQLGEQFNIGLHLLIPLLVLLVMAVRQMPAFPAIFIGAVLGGVFAVIFQPQAVAGLANVPDMSTAMALLKGVWMSMFDGYVSHSGDEVIDSLLSKGGMSSMLNTVWLILSAMTFGGVIERLGLLERLVQSLLGATRNAGSLVITTLGTCLASNVVTGDQYISVILPGRMYRAEFRRRRLAPVNLSRALEDSGTITSPLIPWNSCGAYMAATLGVATLSYLPFALFNLVNLVLAVAYAMVGFKLERLAEGDEADGGEPTPLAESLVLDTPHETAESR; via the coding sequence ATGCAACAATCTCCTGATAGACCAGCCGAGGGCGGTGGCTTTCGCCCCCCCTCCCTGCTGGATGCCCTGATCCCCATCGTGCTGGTCATCGCCATGCTGGTGCTGGCGGTCGTGCTGTTCGGCGCCGATGCTTCCTGGGGGCCGAATCAGGTGGCATTGCTGTCTGGCGCGATGATCGCGGGAGTCATCGGCCTCAAGAACGGTTATCGCTGGAGCGATATCGAAGAGGGGATCAACAAGGGGATCCAGATCTCGTTGGGCGCGATCCTGATCCTGCTGGCGGTAGGCGCGATGATCGGTACCTGGATTCTCGGTGGCACCGTGCCGGCGATGATCTACTACGGGCTGGATGTGATCGCGCCTCAGTATTTCTATGCCTCGGCATGTCTGCTGTGCGCGCTGGTGGCGCTGTCGGTGGGGAGCTCCTGGACGGTGGCCGGCACCATCGGCATAGGCCTGATCGGCATTGCCGATGGACTGGGACTTTCCGAGGCGATCACGGCAGGTGCGGTGATTTCCGGGGCCTACTTCGGTGACAAGCTCTCGCCACTGTCGGATACCACCAATCTGGCGCCGGCGGCGGCGGGGACCACGCTGTTCGCGCACATTCGTCACATGCTGTGGACGACGGTTCCCAGCATCCTGCTCGCGCTGGCAGGCTTTCTGTGGCTGGGCCACGACTCCGTCTCCAGCCTGCAGACGCCGGAGCAGGTCGCCAACCTGCGTGCCCAGCTGGGTGAGCAGTTCAACATCGGCCTGCACCTGCTGATTCCGCTGCTGGTGCTGCTGGTGATGGCCGTGCGTCAGATGCCCGCCTTCCCGGCGATCTTCATCGGTGCGGTGCTCGGGGGTGTCTTCGCGGTCATCTTCCAGCCACAGGCCGTGGCGGGACTGGCGAATGTCCCTGACATGTCCACCGCCATGGCGCTGCTCAAGGGCGTATGGATGTCGATGTTCGATGGCTATGTCTCCCACAGCGGCGATGAGGTGATCGACTCGCTGCTCTCCAAGGGCGGCATGAGCAGCATGCTCAACACCGTGTGGTTGATCCTCTCGGCGATGACCTTCGGCGGCGTGATCGAACGACTCGGCCTGCTGGAGCGTCTGGTGCAGAGCCTGCTGGGCGCGACGCGCAATGCCGGTTCGCTGGTCATCACCACGCTGGGCACCTGCCTGGCCTCCAATGTGGTGACCGGGGATCAATACATCTCGGTCATCCTGCCGGGGCGCATGTATCGCGCTGAATTCCGCCGCCGTCGCCTGGCGCCGGTCAATCTGTCGCGGGCACTGGAAGATTCCGGCACCATCACCTCGCCACTGATTCCCTGGAACAGCTGCGGCGCCTACATGGCGGCAACGCTGGGGGTCGCGACTCTCAGTTATCTGCCGTTTGCGCTGTTCAATCTGGTCAATCTGGTGCTGGCGGTGGCCTATGCCATGGTCGGTTTCAAGCTGGAGCGTCTGGCCGAAGGTGACGAGGCGGATGGCGGAGAGCCGACTCCGCTGGCCGAATCTCTGGTGCTGGATACCCCTCATGAGACGGCAGAGTCTCGCTGA
- the argE gene encoding acetylornithine deacetylase: MQRTLDIITRLIAFDTTSDRSNLALIHFVRDLLAEHGIQASVLSNAEGDKASLLATIGPAVAGGVVLSGHTDTVPVSGQNWSHDPYQATLKEGRLYGRGSVDMKGFIGLCLAMVPDFLDAPLKRPLHLAFSYDEESTCLGCLPLIDHMRDTLPDVAAVIIGEPTEGRVVSAHKGVHAWRTEVTGVPAHSSRPDLGVSATFYAARIISELERTANDLRTQASRGELFEPPYSTLHVSTIQGGNATNIIAKDARLHWELRNLPGDTPDAVRARVDDFTARLALEMQEHSPECAIQTLEDYASVPALTPEPDGKAETLAFALTGQRERCGVGFCSEAGWFQDRGFSTVVCGPGSIAQAHKADEYIDIAELERYREFLIRLTRHQCTD; this comes from the coding sequence ATGCAACGCACCCTCGACATCATCACTCGCCTGATCGCCTTCGATACCACCTCGGATCGCTCCAATCTGGCATTGATCCACTTCGTTCGCGATCTGCTGGCCGAACATGGCATCCAGGCGAGCGTGCTTTCGAATGCCGAAGGCGACAAGGCCTCGCTGCTCGCCACGATAGGGCCCGCGGTGGCCGGTGGTGTCGTGCTCTCCGGCCATACCGATACCGTGCCCGTAAGCGGCCAGAACTGGTCCCATGACCCTTATCAGGCCACGCTGAAGGAGGGTCGTCTTTACGGTCGTGGCTCGGTGGACATGAAAGGCTTCATCGGCCTGTGCCTGGCGATGGTGCCGGATTTTCTTGATGCTCCCCTCAAGCGGCCACTCCACCTTGCCTTCTCCTACGATGAGGAAAGCACCTGTCTGGGTTGTCTGCCACTGATCGACCACATGCGCGACACGCTGCCCGACGTCGCCGCCGTCATCATCGGAGAACCGACGGAGGGACGCGTGGTCTCGGCGCACAAGGGGGTGCATGCCTGGCGCACGGAAGTGACCGGCGTGCCGGCGCATTCGAGCCGACCGGACCTGGGTGTCTCGGCCACGTTCTACGCCGCGCGCATCATCTCGGAGCTGGAACGCACGGCAAACGACCTGCGCACCCAGGCCTCACGGGGCGAACTGTTCGAGCCCCCGTACTCCACGCTGCACGTCAGCACCATCCAGGGCGGCAATGCGACCAACATCATTGCCAAGGATGCTCGCCTGCATTGGGAGCTGCGCAACCTGCCCGGTGATACCCCTGACGCGGTACGCGCGCGAGTCGATGACTTCACCGCCCGACTGGCCCTCGAGATGCAGGAGCACTCACCGGAGTGCGCCATCCAGACACTGGAGGACTACGCCTCGGTACCGGCGCTCACGCCGGAGCCCGACGGCAAGGCAGAGACGCTGGCCTTTGCGCTGACGGGTCAGCGTGAACGCTGCGGTGTCGGCTTCTGCTCGGAAGCGGGCTGGTTCCAGGATCGCGGTTTCTCGACTGTCGTCTGCGGGCCAGGCTCCATCGCGCAGGCCCACAAGGCGGATGAGTACATCGACATCGCCGAACTGGAGCGCTATCGCGAGTTCCTGATACGCCTCACACGTCATCAGTGCACTGACTGA